One Esox lucius isolate fEsoLuc1 chromosome 1, fEsoLuc1.pri, whole genome shotgun sequence genomic region harbors:
- the LOC105008311 gene encoding CD209 antigen-like protein B, with product MELCGDDIYANYYNKQIVKHEEPVCEERPHCFELKNNTDEVTQRSSPRPDISGSDKTGMKPFVVAAVCLGMLCFILLAGIICVFAYFQQQVDTDPTDTRYHNLIKERVQLQINYTTLIKERDQLQINYTTLIKERDQLQIHYNTLIKERDQLQIHYNTLIKARDQLQILYNTLMKERDQLQIHYNTLMKARDQLQILYNTLIKERDQLQICSNNLIKEIDQLQARNLTSLLCLNNWKIFGCKFYYISTDHKNWIDSRQDCQGRGADLVIINSREEQTFIKSFKNKAWIGLNNREVKKSWKWVDGSPLTTSYWDSGKPNNYGGAEDCVEMAVGGNWNDASCKETRQWICERPFN from the exons ATGGAGTTGTGTGGGGACGATATTTATgccaattattataataaacaaatagtGAAGCATGAAGAACCCGTCTGTGAAGAGAGACCACAttgttttgaattaaaaaacaacacagatgaAGTCACCCAAAGGAGCAGCCCACGACCAGATATCTCAG GTTCTGATAAGACAGGGATGAAACCCTTTGTGGTGGCGGCAGTGTGTCTAGGAATGCTGTGTTTCATCCTCCTGGCTGGGATCATCTGCGTCTTTGCTTACT TTCAACAGCAGGTGGACACAGACCCGACAGACACCAGATACCATAACCTGATTAAAGAGAGAGTCCAGCTGCAGATCAACTACACCACCCTGattaaagagagagaccagctgcAGATCAACTACACCACCCTGattaaagagagagaccagctgcAGATCCACTACAACACCCTGattaaagagagagaccagctgcAGATCCACTACAACACCCTGATCAAAGCGAGAGACCAGCTGCAGATCCTCTACAACACCctgatgaaagagagagaccagctgcAGATCCACTACAACACCCTGATGAAAGCGAGAGACCAGCTGCAGATCCTCTACAACACCCTGattaaagagagagaccagctgcAGATCTGCTCCAACAACCTGATTAAAGAGATAGACCAGTTGCAGGCCAGAAACCTGACTAGTCTGCTGTGTCTCAATAACTGGAAAATATTTGGCTGTAAATTTTACTACATTTCCACTGACCATAAAAACTGGATTGACAGCAGACAGGACTGTCAGGGTAGAGGAGCAGACCTGGTGATCATCAACAGCAGAGAGGAACAGACTTTCATAAAATCCTTCAAAAACAAAGCCTGGATTGGTCTGAATAACAGAGAAGTTAAGAAATCCTGGAAATGGGTGGACGGTTCACCACTGACCACCAGTTACTGGGACTCAGGGAAACCAAATAATTATGGAGGAGCAGAGGACTGTGTTGAGATGGCTGTTGGAGGCAATTGGAATGATGCTTCCTGTAAAGAAACAAGGCAGTGGATCTGTGAGAGGCCATTCAATTAA